Proteins from a single region of Strix aluco isolate bStrAlu1 chromosome 18, bStrAlu1.hap1, whole genome shotgun sequence:
- the SMARCB1 gene encoding SWI/SNF-related matrix-associated actin-dependent regulator of chromatin subfamily B member 1 encodes MMMMALSKTFGQKPVKFQLEEDGEFYMIGSEVGNYLRMFRGSLYKRYPSLWRRLATVEERKKIVASSHENQRSHSPRRYHGYTTLATSVTLLKASEVEEILDGNDEKYKAVSISTEPPTYLREQKAKRNNQWVPTLPNSSHHLDAVPCSTTINRNRMGRDKKRTFPLCFDDHDPAVIHENASQPEVLVPIRLDMEIDGQKLRDAFTWNMNEKLMTPEMFSEILCDDLDLNPLTFVPAIASAIRQQIESYPTDSILEDQSDQRVIIKLNIHVGNISLVDQFEWDMSEKENSPEKFALKLCSELGLGGEFVTTIAYSIRGQLSWHQKTYAFSENPLPTVEIAIRNTGDADQWCPLLETLTDAEMEKKIRDQDRNTRRMRRLANTAPAW; translated from the exons ATGATGATGATGGCGCTGAGCAAGACCTTCGGGCAGAAGCCCGTCAAGTTCCAGCTGGAGGAGGACGGCGAGTTCTACATGATCGGCTCCGAG GTGGGGAACTACTTGCGTATGTTCCGGGGTTCCCTGTACAAGAGATATCCCTCGCTCTGGAGGCGACTAGccacagtggaagaaaggaagaagatcgTGGCCTCTTCACATG AAAATCAGCGGTCTCATAGTCCCAGAAGAT ATCATGGCTATACAACATTAGCCACTAGCGTGACGCTGTTAAAGGCCTCTGAAGTGGAAGAGATCTTGGATGGGAATGATGAGAAGTATAAGGCAGTGTCTATCAGCACAGAACCTCCTACCTACCTCAG AGAACAGAAGGCAAAGAGGAACAACCAGTGGGTGCCAACCCTTCCCAACAGCTCTCACCACCTGGATGCAGTGCCGTGCTCAACAACGATTAACAGAAATCGCATGGGCAGGGATAAGAAGAGGACATTCCCTCTGTG CTTTGATGACCATGACCCAGCAGTGATCCATGAGAATGCGTCCCAGCCGGAGGTTCTGGTTCCAATCAGGCTTGATATGGAAATTGATGGGCAGAAACTCAGAGATGCGTTTACGTGGAACATGAATG AAAAGCTAATGACCCCAGAAATGTTCTCTGAGATCCTTTGTGATGACCTGGATTTGAATCCTCTGACCTTTGTCCCTGCTATTGCCTCTGCCATCCGACAACAGATCGAGTCGTACCCAACTGACAGTATCCTAGAAGATCAGTCAGACCAACGAGTTATTATTAAG CTAAACATCCACGTAGGGAACATCTCCCTTGTAGACCAGTTCGAGTGGGACATGTCGGAGAAGGAGAATTCACCAGAGAAGTTTGCCTTGAAGCTGTGCTCAGAGCTTGGCCTGGGTGGGGAGTTTGTCACTACTATTGCCTACAGCATCCGGGGACAGCTGAGTTGGCATCAGAAGACCTACGCCTTCAG CGAGAACCCTTTGCCGACGGTGGAAATTGCCATTCGCAACACGGGCGATGCTGACCAGTGGTGCCCTCTCCTGGAAACCCTCACAGATGCCGAGATGGAGAAGAAGATCAGAGACCAGGACAGAAATACAAG GCGCATGAGACGTTTGGCCAATACTGCTCCAGCCTGGTAA
- the LOC141931911 gene encoding LOW QUALITY PROTEIN: derlin-3-like (The sequence of the model RefSeq protein was modified relative to this genomic sequence to represent the inferred CDS: deleted 1 base in 1 codon): protein MAYQGFAQEYLGMPAVTRAYTTACVLTTAAVQLEFITPFQLYFNPDLIFRKFQIWRLITNFLFFGPLGFSFFFNMIFLYRYCRMLEEGSFRGRTADFVFMFLFGGFLMTLFGLFASLFFLGQAFTIMLVYVWSRRNPYIRMNFFGLLNFQAPFLPWVLMGFSLLLGNSIIIDLLGIAVGHIYYFLEDVFPNQPGGKKLLLTPGFLLRKQGMFCFMLRIKADLGIKEAGRWYLTHLKRIPTITLSLRIVQKINLETKTRTSSSIHNNTGDFSCGQIPLFRLDVRCGPEI from the exons ATGGCCTACCAGGGCTTCGCGCAGGAGTACCTGGGCATGCCGGCCGTGACGCGGGCCTACACCACCGCCTGCGTGCTCACCACCGCCGCCGTG CAGCTGGAGTTCATCACCCCCTTCCAGCTGTACTTCAACCCCGACCTCATCTTCAGGAAGTTCCAG atATGGAGGCTGATCACCAACTTCCTCTTTTTTGGGCCCCTGggattcagtttctttttcaacATGATATTTCT GTACAGGTACTGCCGCATGCTAGAAGAAGGCTCCTTCCGTGGAAGGACAGCTGACTTTGTCTTCATGTTCCTCTTCGGAGGGTTTCTCATGACG CTATTTGGACTCTTTGCCAGCCTGTTTTTCCTGGGCCAGGCTTTCACTATCATGCTGGTGTACGTGTGGAGTCGCAGGAACCCTTATATCCGCATGAACTTCTTTGGGCTTCTTAACTTCCAGGCCCCCTTCTTGCCCTGGGTCCTGATGGGATTCTCTCTGCTCCTGGGCAACTCCATCATCATCGACTTACTGG GGATTGCAGTGGGACACATCTATTATTTCTTGGAAGATGTTTTTCCCAACCAGCCTGGAGGAAAGAAGTTGCTGTTAACCCCTGGCTTCCT TTTAAGAAAGCAGGGTATGTTCTGCTTCATGCTGAGGATCAAAGCTGACCTAGGGATCAAGGAAGCAG GAAGATGGTATTTGACACACCTGAAGAGGATCCCAACTATAACCCTCTCCCTGAGGATCGTCCAGAAAATCAACCTAGAGACCAAGACCAGAACCAGCAGCAGCATCCACAATAACACAGGGGACTTCTCC TGTGGCCAGATTCCTCTCTTCCGGCTGGACGTACGCTGTGGCCCAGAGATCTGA